TCTCAGACCCTTGTCTTCCCATACCATTCTTCCACGCCTTCACTTAGTGACACATTCCTCCAGTGAATCGCGATCACAGCTAGTCGTCTGCATACAGGAGCTCCCAAGGCACACCTGTGCGGAACTCGCGTGACAGAGCCTCTAGTACGAGGATGAAAAGTAGGGGACTGAGGACAGATCCCTGATGAACTCCAACTTCAACTCCGAACTCCTCGCTATACTGCCCGTTGACTCGTACACGGGTTCTTACATCAGAGTACATACCCTGAATGACACGAACAGCCCATTCCTCAACACCCAGACTCCTCAGTGCCCACCAGAGGACTTTCCTTGGTGCAGGATAGAAGGCCTTCTCCAAGTCGACAAACGCGATATAAAGTGGCTTGTTTGCAGCTATGTACTTCTCCTGTAGCTGGCGTAGGATGAAGATAGCATCTGTTGTACCTCGGCCTGGCACAAAGCCGAACTGCATAGAGTCAATGTCCACCATACCACGGATGAAACTGTCCAACACACGCTCCAGTAACTTCATAACCTGGTCGGTGAGCTTAAGGCCTCGATAATTACCTCGGTCGAGGGCATCACCTTTACCCTTGTAGAGGTTCAGGAAGTAGCTCTCTTGCCAATCCTTGTACAGATATGTACAGTtcaattactaggtcatacgtttttacacgttttcaagccaaaatttctctacttacaaaatgaccgtttactttttgattatgttttgtttttgcttgagctcacgttttccCTTTTACAagcacactaaaatatggaaccccgAATTAGCTTACAAAAgcaatatttatgtttaaaacatgatatttacaaaaatgaactgTATGCCATTTCTTATTTGAGTTTTAAGTGTTATTGATTGTGTACAattttgaatgttctaggaaAATAAACGACTTTCCGAGTTTAGATT
This is a stretch of genomic DNA from Mercenaria mercenaria strain notata chromosome 4, MADL_Memer_1, whole genome shotgun sequence. It encodes these proteins:
- the LOC128556650 gene encoding uncharacterized protein LOC128556650; translation: MKLLERVLDSFIRGMVDIDSMQFGFVPGRGTTDAIFILRQLQEKYIAANKPLYIAFVDLEKAFYPAPRKVLWWALRSLGVEEWAVRVIQGMYSDVRTRVRVNGQYSEEFGVEVGVHQGSVLSPLLFILVLEALSREFRTGVPWELLYADD